A single genomic interval of Hoplias malabaricus isolate fHopMal1 chromosome 7, fHopMal1.hap1, whole genome shotgun sequence harbors:
- the rab15 gene encoding ras-related protein Rab-15 isoform X2, producing MIWMGVDFKMKTLEIDGIKVRIQIWDTAGQERYQTITKQYYRRAQGIFLVYDITSERSFQHIMKWASDVDEYAPDKVQKILVGNKSDEEQKRQVATEQGNKLAKAYGMDFFETSAFTNHNITESFTRLAELVLQANKKDLELLRVSVDDKLNLAAFEDEDGVCDSSRDDQKACWC from the exons GGGTGGATTTTAAAATGAAGACGCTAGAGATAGATGGCATCAAAGTGAGAATACAGATATG GGACACAGCGGGTCAGGAGAGATATCAGACCATTACTAAGCAGTACTACAGACGAGCACAG GGAATCTTTCTGGTGTACGACATCACGAGTGAGCGATCTTTTCAGCACATCATGAAGTGGGCTAGTGATGTAGACGAG TATGCTCCTGACAAAGTGCAAAAGATTTTGGTCGGGAATAAATCGGACGAGGAGCAGAAGAGGCAAGTGGCCACAGAGCAGGGGAACAAG TTGGCTAAAGCCTATGGAATGGATTTCTTTGAGACAAGTGCCTTTACAAATCACAACATTACAGAG tCCTTTACCCGATTGGCCGAGCTGGTCTTGCAGGCCAATAAAAAGGACCTTGAACTCCTGCGGGTGTCTGTTGATGACAAGCTCAATCTTGCAGCCTTTGAGGATGAGGATGGAGTGTGTGACAGCAGCAGGGACGACCAAAAGGCCTGCTGGTGCTGA